A genomic stretch from Gorilla gorilla gorilla isolate KB3781 chromosome 20, NHGRI_mGorGor1-v2.1_pri, whole genome shotgun sequence includes:
- the ZNF304 gene encoding zinc finger protein 304 isoform X2 — protein sequence MAAAVLMDRVQSCVTFEDVFVYFSREEWELLEEAQRFLYRDVMLENFALVATLAFIFPVPCSCAVGGGRKPWVPDRADITAATVKETYRGHGPAEWELEEGFWCEAEHEAPSEQSVFVEGVSQVRTAESGLFQKAHPCEMCDPLLKDILHLAEHQGSHLTQKLCTRGLCRRRFSFSANFYQHQKQHNGENCFRGDDGGASFVKSCTVHMLGRSFTCREEGMDLPDSSGLFQHQTTYNRVSPCRRTECMESFPHSSSLRQHQGDYDGQMLFSCSDEGKAFLDTFTLLDSQMTHAEVRPFRCLPCGNVFKEKSAVINHRKIHSGETSHVCKECGKAFIHLHHLKMHHKFHTGKRHYTCSECGKAFSRKDTLVQHQRVHTGERSYDCSECGKAYSRSSHLVQHQRIHTGERPYKCNECGKAFSRKDTLVQHQRFHTGERPYECSECGKFFSQSSHLIEHWRIHTGARPYECIECGKFFSHNSSLIKHRRVHTGARSYVCSKCGKAFGCKDTLVQHQIIHTGARPYECSECGKAFSRKDTLVQHQKIHTGERPYECGECGKFFSHSSNLIVHQRIHTGAKPYECNECGKCFSHNSSLILHQRVHTGARPYVCSECGKAYISSSHLVQHKKVHTGARPYECSECGKFFSRNSGLILHQRVHTGEKPYVCSECGKAYSRSSHLVRHQKAHTGERAHECNSFGDPLAASLKLV from the exons ATGGCAGCGGCGGTGCTGATGGACCGGGTTCAG AGTTGTGTGACCTTCGAGGATGTGTTCGTGTACTTCTCTCGGGAGGAGTGGGAACTCCTTGAGGAGGCACAGAGATTCCTGTACCGTGATGTGATGCTGGAGAACTTTGCACTTGTGGCTACACTAG ctttcATTTTCCCAGTCCCATGCAGTTGCGCAGTTGGAGGGGGCAGAAAGCCTTGGGTGCCTGACAGGGCAGACATCACTGCAGCCACAGTAAAGGAGACCTACAGAGGGCATGGCCCTGCTGAATGGGAGCTGGAAGAGG GTTTTTGGTGTGAAGCAGAACATGAGGCACCTTCTGAGCAGAGCGTTTTTGTAGAAGGAGTGTCACAGGTCAGGACTGCTGAGTCAGGTCTTTTCCAGAAAGCACACCCATGTGAGATGTGTGACCCACTCTTGAAAGACATTTTGCACCTGGCTGAACACCAGGGATCACACCTTACACAGAAACTATGCACACGTGGGCTGTGTAGGAGAAGATTCTCATTCAGTGCAAACTTTTACCAGCACCAGAAGCAACATAATGGAGAGAATTGCTTCAGAGGGGATGATGGAGGGGCCTCATTTGTGAAGAGCTGTACAGTCCACATGTTAGGGAGATCCTTTACGTgcagggaggaagggatggaCTTACCAGATAGCTCTGGCCTTTTCCAGCACCAGACCACTTACAATAGGGTGAGTCCATGCAGAAGGACTGAATGCATGGAGTCTTTCCCACACAGCTCCAGTCTCAGGCAACACCAAGGAGACTATGATGGACAGATGCTTTTCAGTTGCAGTGATGAAGGGAAAGCCTTCCTGGACACCTTTACTCTTCTTGACAGCCAGATGACTCATGCTGAGGTGAGACCCTTCAGATGCCTACCATGTGGAAATGTGTTCAAGGAGAAATCAGCTGTTATTAATCACAGAAAAATCCACAGTGGAGAAACATCTCATGTGTGTAAGGAGTGTGGAAAAGCCTTCATTCACTTGCACCACCTAAAAATGCACCATAAATTTCACACTGGAAAAAGACATTATACATGCAGtgaatgtgggaaggccttcagCCGCAAGGACACACTTGTTCAGCATCAGagagttcacactggagaaagaTCTTATGACTGCAGTGAATGTGGAAAAGCCTACAGCAGAAGCTCCCACCTTGTTCAGCACCAGAGAATTCACACAGGAGAAAGGCCTTATAAGTGCAacgaatgtgggaaagcctttagccGTAAAGATACACTTGTTCAGCACCAGAGATTTCATACTGGAGAAAGGCCTTATGAGTGCAGTGAATGTGGAAAATTCTTTAGCCAAAGCTCCCACCTTATTGAGCACTGGAGAATTCATACCGGGGCAAGGCCCTATGAATGCATAGAATGTGGAAAATTCTTTAGCCATAACTCTAGCCTCATTAAACATCGGAGAGTCCACACAGGAGCAAGATCCTACGTGTGCAGCAAATGTGGGAAGGCCTTTGGCTGCAAAGACACACTTGTTCAGCACCAGATAATTCACACTGGAGCAAGGCCTTATGagtgcagtgaatgtgggaaggccttcagCCGTAAAGACACACTTGTGCAACACCAAAAAATCCACACTGGAGAAAGGCCTTATGAGTGTGGTGAATGTGGTAAATTCTTTAGCCATAGCTCCAACCTTATTGTACAccagagaattcacactggagcAAAGCCTTATGAGTGCAATGAATGTGGGAAATGCTTTAGCCACAACTCCAGCCTCATTCTGCACCAGAGAGTTCACACAGGAGCAAGGCCTTATGTGTGCAGTGAATGTGGGAAGGCTTACATTAGTAGCTCCCACCTTGTTCAACACAAGAAAGTTCACACTGGAGCAAGACCTTATGagtgcagtgaatgtgggaaatTCTTTAGCCGCAACTCTGGCCTCATTCTGCACCAGAGggttcacactggagaaaagccTTACGTATGCAGCGAATGTGGGAAAGCCTATAGCAGAAGCTCCCATCTTGTTCGTCACCAGAAAGCTCACACTGGAGAAAGAGCTCACGAGTGCAACAGTTTCGGTGACCCTTTAGCTGCATCTCTTAAACTTGTTTAA
- the ZNF304 gene encoding zinc finger protein 304 isoform X3 translates to MAAAVLMDRVQSCVTFEDVFVYFSREEWELLEEAQRFLYRDVMLENFALVATLGFWCEAEHEAPSEQSVFVEGVSQVRTAESGLFQKAHPCEMCDPLLKDILHLAEHQGSHLTQKLCTRGLCRRRFSFSANFYQHQKQHNGENCFRGDDGGASFVKSCTVHMLGRSFTCREEGMDLPDSSGLFQHQTTYNRVSPCRRTECMESFPHSSSLRQHQGDYDGQMLFSCSDEGKAFLDTFTLLDSQMTHAEVRPFRCLPCGNVFKEKSAVINHRKIHSGETSHVCKECGKAFIHLHHLKMHHKFHTGKRHYTCSECGKAFSRKDTLVQHQRVHTGERSYDCSECGKAYSRSSHLVQHQRIHTGERPYKCNECGKAFSRKDTLVQHQRFHTGERPYECSECGKFFSQSSHLIEHWRIHTGARPYECIECGKFFSHNSSLIKHRRVHTGARSYVCSKCGKAFGCKDTLVQHQIIHTGARPYECSECGKAFSRKDTLVQHQKIHTGERPYECGECGKFFSHSSNLIVHQRIHTGAKPYECNECGKCFSHNSSLILHQRVHTGARPYVCSECGKAYISSSHLVQHKKVHTGARPYECSECGKFFSRNSGLILHQRVHTGEKPYVCSECGKAYSRSSHLVRHQKAHTGERAHECNSFGDPLAASLKLV, encoded by the exons ATGGCAGCGGCGGTGCTGATGGACCGGGTTCAG AGTTGTGTGACCTTCGAGGATGTGTTCGTGTACTTCTCTCGGGAGGAGTGGGAACTCCTTGAGGAGGCACAGAGATTCCTGTACCGTGATGTGATGCTGGAGAACTTTGCACTTGTGGCTACACTAG GTTTTTGGTGTGAAGCAGAACATGAGGCACCTTCTGAGCAGAGCGTTTTTGTAGAAGGAGTGTCACAGGTCAGGACTGCTGAGTCAGGTCTTTTCCAGAAAGCACACCCATGTGAGATGTGTGACCCACTCTTGAAAGACATTTTGCACCTGGCTGAACACCAGGGATCACACCTTACACAGAAACTATGCACACGTGGGCTGTGTAGGAGAAGATTCTCATTCAGTGCAAACTTTTACCAGCACCAGAAGCAACATAATGGAGAGAATTGCTTCAGAGGGGATGATGGAGGGGCCTCATTTGTGAAGAGCTGTACAGTCCACATGTTAGGGAGATCCTTTACGTgcagggaggaagggatggaCTTACCAGATAGCTCTGGCCTTTTCCAGCACCAGACCACTTACAATAGGGTGAGTCCATGCAGAAGGACTGAATGCATGGAGTCTTTCCCACACAGCTCCAGTCTCAGGCAACACCAAGGAGACTATGATGGACAGATGCTTTTCAGTTGCAGTGATGAAGGGAAAGCCTTCCTGGACACCTTTACTCTTCTTGACAGCCAGATGACTCATGCTGAGGTGAGACCCTTCAGATGCCTACCATGTGGAAATGTGTTCAAGGAGAAATCAGCTGTTATTAATCACAGAAAAATCCACAGTGGAGAAACATCTCATGTGTGTAAGGAGTGTGGAAAAGCCTTCATTCACTTGCACCACCTAAAAATGCACCATAAATTTCACACTGGAAAAAGACATTATACATGCAGtgaatgtgggaaggccttcagCCGCAAGGACACACTTGTTCAGCATCAGagagttcacactggagaaagaTCTTATGACTGCAGTGAATGTGGAAAAGCCTACAGCAGAAGCTCCCACCTTGTTCAGCACCAGAGAATTCACACAGGAGAAAGGCCTTATAAGTGCAacgaatgtgggaaagcctttagccGTAAAGATACACTTGTTCAGCACCAGAGATTTCATACTGGAGAAAGGCCTTATGAGTGCAGTGAATGTGGAAAATTCTTTAGCCAAAGCTCCCACCTTATTGAGCACTGGAGAATTCATACCGGGGCAAGGCCCTATGAATGCATAGAATGTGGAAAATTCTTTAGCCATAACTCTAGCCTCATTAAACATCGGAGAGTCCACACAGGAGCAAGATCCTACGTGTGCAGCAAATGTGGGAAGGCCTTTGGCTGCAAAGACACACTTGTTCAGCACCAGATAATTCACACTGGAGCAAGGCCTTATGagtgcagtgaatgtgggaaggccttcagCCGTAAAGACACACTTGTGCAACACCAAAAAATCCACACTGGAGAAAGGCCTTATGAGTGTGGTGAATGTGGTAAATTCTTTAGCCATAGCTCCAACCTTATTGTACAccagagaattcacactggagcAAAGCCTTATGAGTGCAATGAATGTGGGAAATGCTTTAGCCACAACTCCAGCCTCATTCTGCACCAGAGAGTTCACACAGGAGCAAGGCCTTATGTGTGCAGTGAATGTGGGAAGGCTTACATTAGTAGCTCCCACCTTGTTCAACACAAGAAAGTTCACACTGGAGCAAGACCTTATGagtgcagtgaatgtgggaaatTCTTTAGCCGCAACTCTGGCCTCATTCTGCACCAGAGggttcacactggagaaaagccTTACGTATGCAGCGAATGTGGGAAAGCCTATAGCAGAAGCTCCCATCTTGTTCGTCACCAGAAAGCTCACACTGGAGAAAGAGCTCACGAGTGCAACAGTTTCGGTGACCCTTTAGCTGCATCTCTTAAACTTGTTTAA
- the ZNF304 gene encoding zinc finger protein 304 isoform X1 yields the protein MIFAPLCPRFCPHPLADISWGLTVPGISGADIITSCGDYRAVLVYPPWRVFFLNILFSLWSGSTCATHLPFVCVTAFIFPVPCSCAVGGGRKPWVPDRADITAATVKETYRGHGPAEWELEEGFWCEAEHEAPSEQSVFVEGVSQVRTAESGLFQKAHPCEMCDPLLKDILHLAEHQGSHLTQKLCTRGLCRRRFSFSANFYQHQKQHNGENCFRGDDGGASFVKSCTVHMLGRSFTCREEGMDLPDSSGLFQHQTTYNRVSPCRRTECMESFPHSSSLRQHQGDYDGQMLFSCSDEGKAFLDTFTLLDSQMTHAEVRPFRCLPCGNVFKEKSAVINHRKIHSGETSHVCKECGKAFIHLHHLKMHHKFHTGKRHYTCSECGKAFSRKDTLVQHQRVHTGERSYDCSECGKAYSRSSHLVQHQRIHTGERPYKCNECGKAFSRKDTLVQHQRFHTGERPYECSECGKFFSQSSHLIEHWRIHTGARPYECIECGKFFSHNSSLIKHRRVHTGARSYVCSKCGKAFGCKDTLVQHQIIHTGARPYECSECGKAFSRKDTLVQHQKIHTGERPYECGECGKFFSHSSNLIVHQRIHTGAKPYECNECGKCFSHNSSLILHQRVHTGARPYVCSECGKAYISSSHLVQHKKVHTGARPYECSECGKFFSRNSGLILHQRVHTGEKPYVCSECGKAYSRSSHLVRHQKAHTGERAHECNSFGDPLAASLKLV from the exons ATGATCTTTGCACCTCTTTGTCCTAGGTTCTGCCCTCATCCTCTGGCTGACATTTCCTGGGGCCTGACTGTGCCAGGAATTTCAGGGGCTGACATAATCACTTCTTGTGGTGATTACAGGGCTGTCCTGGTATATCCGCCTTGGAGAGTATTTTTTCTAAACATTCTATTTTCTCTGTGGAGTGGGTCTACCTGCGCCACTCACCTGCCctttgtttgtgttacagctttcATTTTCCCAGTCCCATGCAGTTGCGCAGTTGGAGGGGGCAGAAAGCCTTGGGTGCCTGACAGGGCAGACATCACTGCAGCCACAGTAAAGGAGACCTACAGAGGGCATGGCCCTGCTGAATGGGAGCTGGAAGAGG GTTTTTGGTGTGAAGCAGAACATGAGGCACCTTCTGAGCAGAGCGTTTTTGTAGAAGGAGTGTCACAGGTCAGGACTGCTGAGTCAGGTCTTTTCCAGAAAGCACACCCATGTGAGATGTGTGACCCACTCTTGAAAGACATTTTGCACCTGGCTGAACACCAGGGATCACACCTTACACAGAAACTATGCACACGTGGGCTGTGTAGGAGAAGATTCTCATTCAGTGCAAACTTTTACCAGCACCAGAAGCAACATAATGGAGAGAATTGCTTCAGAGGGGATGATGGAGGGGCCTCATTTGTGAAGAGCTGTACAGTCCACATGTTAGGGAGATCCTTTACGTgcagggaggaagggatggaCTTACCAGATAGCTCTGGCCTTTTCCAGCACCAGACCACTTACAATAGGGTGAGTCCATGCAGAAGGACTGAATGCATGGAGTCTTTCCCACACAGCTCCAGTCTCAGGCAACACCAAGGAGACTATGATGGACAGATGCTTTTCAGTTGCAGTGATGAAGGGAAAGCCTTCCTGGACACCTTTACTCTTCTTGACAGCCAGATGACTCATGCTGAGGTGAGACCCTTCAGATGCCTACCATGTGGAAATGTGTTCAAGGAGAAATCAGCTGTTATTAATCACAGAAAAATCCACAGTGGAGAAACATCTCATGTGTGTAAGGAGTGTGGAAAAGCCTTCATTCACTTGCACCACCTAAAAATGCACCATAAATTTCACACTGGAAAAAGACATTATACATGCAGtgaatgtgggaaggccttcagCCGCAAGGACACACTTGTTCAGCATCAGagagttcacactggagaaagaTCTTATGACTGCAGTGAATGTGGAAAAGCCTACAGCAGAAGCTCCCACCTTGTTCAGCACCAGAGAATTCACACAGGAGAAAGGCCTTATAAGTGCAacgaatgtgggaaagcctttagccGTAAAGATACACTTGTTCAGCACCAGAGATTTCATACTGGAGAAAGGCCTTATGAGTGCAGTGAATGTGGAAAATTCTTTAGCCAAAGCTCCCACCTTATTGAGCACTGGAGAATTCATACCGGGGCAAGGCCCTATGAATGCATAGAATGTGGAAAATTCTTTAGCCATAACTCTAGCCTCATTAAACATCGGAGAGTCCACACAGGAGCAAGATCCTACGTGTGCAGCAAATGTGGGAAGGCCTTTGGCTGCAAAGACACACTTGTTCAGCACCAGATAATTCACACTGGAGCAAGGCCTTATGagtgcagtgaatgtgggaaggccttcagCCGTAAAGACACACTTGTGCAACACCAAAAAATCCACACTGGAGAAAGGCCTTATGAGTGTGGTGAATGTGGTAAATTCTTTAGCCATAGCTCCAACCTTATTGTACAccagagaattcacactggagcAAAGCCTTATGAGTGCAATGAATGTGGGAAATGCTTTAGCCACAACTCCAGCCTCATTCTGCACCAGAGAGTTCACACAGGAGCAAGGCCTTATGTGTGCAGTGAATGTGGGAAGGCTTACATTAGTAGCTCCCACCTTGTTCAACACAAGAAAGTTCACACTGGAGCAAGACCTTATGagtgcagtgaatgtgggaaatTCTTTAGCCGCAACTCTGGCCTCATTCTGCACCAGAGggttcacactggagaaaagccTTACGTATGCAGCGAATGTGGGAAAGCCTATAGCAGAAGCTCCCATCTTGTTCGTCACCAGAAAGCTCACACTGGAGAAAGAGCTCACGAGTGCAACAGTTTCGGTGACCCTTTAGCTGCATCTCTTAAACTTGTTTAA